The proteins below are encoded in one region of Lactuca sativa cultivar Salinas chromosome 3, Lsat_Salinas_v11, whole genome shotgun sequence:
- the LOC111879124 gene encoding PLASMODESMATA CALLOSE-BINDING PROTEIN 4, which yields MDFLAISMAILLAMAGYSNAAYCVCNTALSNDVLQKNIDYACGHGADCAQIAQNGACANPNTVKDHCNFAVNSYYQKKGQVLGSCDFSGTATVSQTPPSGANSACYSGNPSTSTPTPPATGTGTPTPGTGTPTPGSGTGSGTPTPGTGTGTPGTATGTGTGTGTPGTGTGTGTGTPGTGTGTGTGTGTGGGTMPGINVNPQSGLGPTGTNGFDNSGCVSIYQITNIFMPIISVVGLIWFKLI from the exons ATGGACTTTCTAGCAATTTCCATGGCGATTCTCTTAGCTATGGCTGGTTATTCAA ATGCAGCTTATTGTGTATGCAACACTGCACTGAGTAACGACGTTCTTCAAAAGAACATTGATTATGCTTGTGGACATGGCGCCGACTGTGCTCAAATCGCTCAAAATGGGGCTTGTGCTAACCCTAATACAGTCAAGGATCATTGCAATTTCGCTGTTAATAGTTATTATCAAAAGAAAGGTCAAGTTCTAGGAAGCTGTGATTTCTCAGGCACGGCTACTGTTAGCCAAACACCCCCATCTG GTGCAAATTCTGCTTGTTATTCTGGGAACCCTAG CACTTCAACTCCAACACCACCAgcaaccggaaccggaaccccgACCCCAGGAACCGGAACCCCAACACCCGGAAGCGGAACCGGAAGTGGAACCCCGACACCAGGAACTGGAACTGGAACTCCAGGGACAgcgaccggaaccggaaccggaactggAACTCCAGGTACCGGGAccgggaccggaaccggaactcCAGGGACCGGAACGGGAACGGGAACTGGAACTGGAACTGGGGGTGGCACAATGCCTGGAATCAATGTGAATCCACAGAGTGGACTTGGGCCAACAGGAACAAATGGGTTTGACAACAGTGGTTGTGTGTCTATTTACCAAATTACTAACATTTTCATGCCAATTATTTCGGTTGTTGGGTTGATTTGGTTCAAGTTGATTTAA